Within Lagopus muta isolate bLagMut1 chromosome 1, bLagMut1 primary, whole genome shotgun sequence, the genomic segment CCACAATTAGATCTGAAATTGGCTTGTGCTTCCTAAGCATGTTCTGGATACTGGTTTCTGCCTCTTCCTGTCATGAATACAAAGATGCTAAAAAGATAAACATATACTGACTTATTTTTCCAACATCCATTTTGTGAGAAAACTTCAGTGTCCTGTTCTGAGAACAGTATAGTTCACTGATGGGAGACACTGTGTATGTTAGATAAGATTGAGGCTGTGTATCCATTTTAATCTTTTACAAAGGTTTGGACTTTGGTTTGACAAGTCTGTTGACTTGTTGCTGCCATGTCACACTTAAGATATGGTCAGGTTCAGCCATACACTGGATGGGAATATGTAGGAATTTGCTGAATAGCAGGGACCTCTTCCTTAGTTGACCTCAGTAAAAGCACTTTATTGCCTCCTCATCACAGTGGAACACTGTTTCCTAATATAAAAGTTTAGACTTTTAGATGAAGATTTCAGACTCAGAAGGGGCAACGGCATTTGCGCTTGCCATATTATGTTTGATCTGATTACTCCTAGTCAAGTGCCTCACACAAGATCAAACCTTTGTTTATAAGCTCCTCTCCTCTTGTTCTGCTGCATCAATTGTTTGATTCAAGACATTTGTGGTAGCAAGGCAATTAGTAGCACTTCTCACTGGTAACTGTAATCCATCCACCTAAATGCCACAAAAATTAGTGACATAGGCTATGCTGGCAGTACTCTTAAATGGCCATTTCTTTGAAGTGAGAATTTGAAGATCTTACATGGCTGGGCTCTGATCTTTTTGTGCAGCAGACAGAAACTTGTTCTAAATTTGCCATTCTGTGAAGAGCTCTGGTCTGCAAGCTTGCTTTTCACTGATTTTAGGGATTTCAGGGACATTTTAAGGCATTTGATGAGAAAGCATGTGATGTTATTTAGCATGGATATTAAAGGGTGAGTTATCTAACAAACATAATGTCTACAAATGTCTTTATAAAGAATCTAGAAAAGTAGGCACTACTACCAGGTAGAGTAAGTCTGATGACTTGTGTCCTAGAAATGCCTTACTCTCCAAAAAGCATACAGGAAACTTGCAAACTAGCTCTAATTTGTATTACATAACTCCTATGTGAAATAAATTAGGACACAAAGTTTGTCCTGTGGCTGCACATAAATACTAGTGCATTTTAGGATATGAAGTAGTTTTAAAGGTCTGAGGCCTTGTTAAACTGCAACAGAGTTTTAAAAAACCTTTGTGATAAGGGAACTGATGATAAATACCTATACGtataaaataacatttgatGAGATTGAAGTTGTTGATCTGTAACTATTGAATCTGATTCCAACAATGTTTAGAAAGATTGGaatgatgttttattttctgcctcttATATGTTTTGGTGTAGTATCTTCTTTCTCTGAGTCACAGTGATTGTTAGTTACTTCTCTGATTTTGGACCATGAATTGTCCTGCAAGAAGAACCACGTGAAAGTATGAAATGAGAAAGGATTTTTGTATTCAGATTGCTgctttttgagtattttttaaGTGGTGCCTTTTCCCGTGAAGCATAAGTTTGTATATTCTTAAAACAATCATTCAGGACCATTGTGGATTGTATATATATTCCTGTAGTTTAAATTCTGGTGCTCTTCATCAGAAACGTATGCCacaggtatatatatatatgtatatatatatttatgtatacgACAGTAGCAGTTTGGGTTGGTCTAACCCAAGAGCAGTTCTAAAGAATAAATAAGGGGAAAAGGTATTTTTGTCATGTTCAGTAGAGTAagtactttatttaaaaatcatctgCTGTCCCACTTCAATCTCTTTACATTTAAAGAGACATTGAAGAGTGATAGATTAAGAATTTGGTATGCACAGAGATGGGACATCATTCTCTACATTTTCTCACTAGCAGTGCCTCCACTGGTCGTGATCATTGGTATGTTTGACACTTTTGTCTGTTAAGGCTTTTCGTGTTAGAGGAGGAGTTGCACCAGCCGTTAAgttagaaataggaaaaaaacaagtgagGCTGCAGACACagattttttcctcccattAAGTTCTTCAAGTGAGTTGGAAACGAAAGCAGTTAAAACCTGTCTTTTCCAGGCTGTTTCAAGGtgaaaaaatcaaaattcagtTTCTGCTATGTTCTGCTGTAAAAACAATTAGAGTCTCTTCATAAACTTGGATCACAATGTATGTCACTCAGGCAGATAATGTCAAAAACCCAAACGATTAATGGCTTTGTCTTTTTAGTGAAGAGATGTCTTAAAATCTTGATAATAGCCTTTTTAAGGAAAGACACTGGGTCATTCAGATATGGGTTCTTCTGGCAAATAAGACGtttactgcatttcttcttctaggTGCTTACAACAATGCTGGCTTAGTTCCAATGGCTAATGTCATAGCTCCAGGCTTACCAGCTCCTTCAACATACACTACTAATCAAGGGGTATCAGGTAAAACGCGAATAGGTTTAAAAGTGTTAAagatattttctcctctttctttgttATGACTGGATTTTTCATTGCTGgagttctgtttgctttaaaatgatCAGCTGTTGTTCTCTGTTTAGAAAATGAAGACCTTTCCAGCCAGGCAAAACCTTCCCAAAATCAAGGTAAATTCAGGTCCGCAAGGGGTTTATCATGTTAATTGTAACTCTGTTAATTGTTCAGAAAATGTAAATCATGTATTTGTTTAGTATGATTTTCATCAGCATTGAAGTATTTAATTGCAGTTGAAATATAATCCCTTGAGAACCgataaaaattcatttcaggCATTTGGCACTTACAGTTGTTGAAACATTAAAATCTGGCCTTCTGTGTTAGCTCATTAGAGTTTTATCTTCATCTGTGTATGCATTTAAGAGTTCATAtaaaaagctaaataaaaatatgctttgcAGTATAGTATATTGAAATacttcattaatattttttgcactttttaaaaCCTTGGACCTCTATTTGAAAATCCGTTCACATTCTAATTCCATATATTAGTTGCAATGGGAGACTAGGAATACAAAATAGACATATTCTTTGTTCCTAGTTTGTTGAAATCCGTATCTAGAGTATCTTAACTGTTAAATTCAGGTACGTCTACCTGCAGTTTTGTCTTGTGCTTtgaatttcagttatttttgcaGAAGAGAGTTGTGCATGTGTTGGTCTGTATATGTGTGGTACTTGGTGTACCGAGGTTTGGTAATTGAGGTGATAGTAATacaaatagtaataataaatcCCACGATGAACTACTAGTACAAGATTTTTTATAATACTTTGGTAGCTTTGACAAATATAAACTGAGAATCTGTTATGTACTGAGTCAGGCATATTAAGAAATACCCAAACAGACAACACGATTGTGATAAGTTTAGcttctgtaagagaaaaaatatattttgtcttttcttctttgtgctcAGGCTTGGTAGAGCAGAAAGGCTGCTATTTCAAAGAATCACTTTATACATATTTGCCCTTTAAGTGCACATGTATTTTTATGAGGTAGTTTATACAGGTAAATCAATACGTTATAAGGAATCAAATAGTCTCTTAGGAAGAGAAATTCAGTAACAGCTTTGAGTTCTGTTGCAACTGTGTTTCTCTGGTGATTATCTTTGCTGGATTAAAAATTGTGGTCATTGGGAGAGTATTCAGCTTGGAAATAGGGtgaaggaaaatacagcatccagagcagagcagtCTGGGTTTAGATTCTTGGAAAAGGCTATATAAAAGGAAATGACTTGTTTGCAACCTTTCTCACTTCAGAGTTTCAAGATGCATAAAACAGGAGTATATAACATGAAGCTAGGTCCAAGATTTTAAAGattccatttttccatttagTTTATGCATAGAATTTGGGTGAGAGAGAAATCCAACCTATTTTGGGCCTGTGGGAGACGAGTTTGGCCAATTGCATCAGTGATTTGCTTACAGTCGAACTGaccatttttaaagtaaattaaaattacCAGGGTTGTTTTGAGAAGAATGATTAATTACATTCACATTCCACAGGGTACTAGATGTAGAGATACCAAGGCACTTGATGTGCCAGCCTTcataaaatgcagtttctgcCCCGAACCCTGACAGTGTGCTGCCTTGTTTTCCTCCAGCTTGACTTGTCTCTTTGACTTGATCTGTAGGGTTGATACAAATTAATATTCCTAGTGTCAGGTGGTTGCCTCAATCATAGATGCCTGACTTTCAACTTCTAGCAATATTTGTTGATAAGGTCAAGTGACATTGTTAGTTTAATACTGTAGTGTGATACATTAATTTAAAAGTGTACCTTCTTAGAATCAAAGTATGAAGGAAACACAGTGAAGAGAATGACctgattttgaaagaaagaaaaataccagcACCTGAAATCAGCTTTCTTCAGATGTTGACTAAACTTCTCTGAAATCATGATACATTGAATTAACTGATTCTGAAGGAAATTCTGACCTTCAGTGAGAGTGAATGCAGAGGAGCCCAGGTGATCCAATGCCAATAGATACAGGTGTTTACCTGTATCATGTAACTATTCTTGCAGAGTATACTTGAATATCTAAACTGTCTTGCATGAGATTATGAAGAGATGGTAGATGTCACAAAGTGTTTTGAAGAAAAGTAGTAGCCTACATAATGTACAACTTGTGTGATGTGTTTGTACgtacctttttgttttgtttttgtagtttcCAGTGTGGATTGTTTATATACAGACATTGTATGTTAGCTATTgcctgtgtttcattttttgaaatgctgtataaaatgtgtttgtgttgATTTCAAACATTTCTGACGGTTTCAAGTATTCTTaccagttttgtttctttccagctttttcTGCACAAACGAATCAGCTCTTTACTCCTCATGGTTCTAATCCTTCAACACCTGCTGCTACTCCAGTCCCTACCCCATCACCTGTCAAGGCAATAAGCCATCCATTAGCACCTGCAACTCCACTCATCTCTGGGATGAACATGTCTACCCCTGTCCTTCCTGTTTTCCCGGGACAGGTCTCCTCCTCCATCCATACATCTCAGCCATCCACGCCAACCCCTACAGTCATCAAATCCCTTTCATTACCTGGTGTTCCTGTCACATCTGTACACAGTGCAACCTCTACTCCCATCCCTGCGGTTTTCTCTGGGCTGGCTTCTATACCCTCTGCTACACCAGCTCCACAAGGCTCTTCCACACCGTGTGCTACACCTGCACCTAGTGAAGCTTTTGCATCTGCTACTACACCATTTGCTGGTCTCCCTTTTTCTGCAGCCTCTTCAGTTGCTTCAGCTAGTAATCCCACTCCATTGTCATCAGTTTTTGCTGGACTTCCTCTGTCCTTGCCACCCAGTGTCCAAGGGATTTCTAGTCCTGTTCCCTCAACAATTGCTAATTCTCCTGCCACCACCATTCCTGGTTCACTTAGCCTGCCTAACCCTATTTTGTCTGTCTTAAAGGGATTTCTGACATCAAATGACACTTCATTAATCAATTCATCTGCTTTACCTTCTGCTATGACAAGTGAACTTGCTTCTTTATCTGCTCTTGCTAATCAAAGCTCTGACCCTCCCACGTCCTCTGTCAAATGTTATACTCCATCAGCCACCCCCACCTCACAGCGTTCCTCCACGCCCGGGCTGGCCATTTTTCCAGGTCTTCCATCCCCATCTGTGACCAACTCTAGTTCCACTCCTCCAACATTGCCTGCACAGTCACCTTTAACCACCTCACCATCAGTTATGCCAGTCAACTGTGGCTCATCAGCCTCCCTCTTGCATGGCACAAGCCCTACTAATCCCGACCAGCAACTCTCATCAACCCCAGTTGCCACAAGTATCCCACAAGTCCTGATCAAAACAGAACCCATGAGTCCTACCCTCTCAGCCTTCAAAGGTCCTTCTCACTCAGCTGGTCCTTCTCATGGCACTATAGGGCTCTCAGCACTCGGGCGTGCGTACACCTCAGCAGCGTCAGTGCCAGTCAGTTTACCCAGCTCCCTGAACCCAGCACTATCGGGTCTCTCCTCTTTGAGTGCTCCTCTAAACAACCCCAATTCTCTGGCTTCCATTTCCCTCGCCCCACATGGCTCCACCACTCCCATTGCCCCTGTGTTTAATGGACTTCCTCCTTTCACATCTCTAACCAGTAACTTTGCTTTTACTGGTAATCCAGCACTTGCACCACCCGTCACTCTCCCAGGGTCTTTGTTAGCTACTCCAGCTACTACTGCTTCAGCTGTGTCTGCCCCTCATGTGAATTCCACAGCCGCCGTACTCTCAGGACTCGCCGCCTCAGCAACAGTCTCTGCTCCACCCTTCTCGCTTAACCTGTCCAGTGCCgtcccttcccttttttctgtTGCCCAGGGACCTCTGGGATCATCAAACCCATCCTTCCCTGGTTTTCCTGTCTCTAACACACCCTCTGTCACTCCTGCTCTCCCTTCTTTCCCTGGCCTCCAGGCATCCTCTGCAGTAGCAGCAGTTGCACCGTTGCCGGCAGCTGCCACAGCCCCATCTCCGGCTCCGGTCCTGCCAGGGTTTGCCTCGGCCTTTAGCTCAAACTTCAACTCTGCACTTGTTGCACAGGCTGggtatgtttttgtttctgaaggagCTCAGTACCACTTACTTTTCTCTTGAGCAAAATGCTGATTTTACTTTATACGTAGACCTTATTTTCAGTCCTAGTTAGTAAATTTGTTAGTAAATGATTAATTTGTAAACCTAGTTCACCAGTAGATTGCCACTGTCTTTGGAAACTAAATGGTATTTACTAAATAGTTTGTACTCAGTAGTCCCTGTCCAGTGAGGTGCTGAGTGATCTCATTTCCCAGATGAGGATACTTGGCACCTCCTGGCTTTTACACAAATGCATTCCACGCTGGCATCCATTGACACATCCAGATAAAATGTTCCTAGATGTTCGTGTGTTTTAAGGAAATACTAAGCATTAACTTTTGTCTATaaagtttttttgtgtgtagaGTAGGTACAACCAAGATATAAAATCTTCTGAGTTCCCTCTTAGGTACATTGTGTTCCAAATGGTCTTGGTTTGTATATGTGTGAATAATTTCTAGGTAGGTAGAGACCAGGCTTCTGTTTGCAAATTCCAGTCTTTGTGAAGCTTagaaaaagatgcttttctgaTTTGTATAGATACAAGTTTATATAGAGTGAAAGATAGGTTAACATTTGATAGGACTGCTCCTAATAACAACCACATCTTGATTTCTTTCAGCTTGACTTCTGGACTGCAGACAccaggaaatgcagtttttcctgGTCTTTTATCTCTCCCTGGTATCCCTGGCTTTCCCCAAAGTGCCGCACAGTCTTCCTTACAGGAATTGCAGCACAGTGCGGCCGCACAGTCAGCACTGCTACAGGTATGGTGCCCCTTTGTTAATACTGTTCTGCTTCCAGTAACTACTTGAATATGTACTGGGGTGTTAACTCCTTAGGATTATTTTAAACAAGTAAACTGATAGAGAACTGATTACAAGGATAATGGTAAAGAACAAATCAGATGAATTTCTTACTGAAGCTTTGGGTGATAATCAGTGTAGAGTGCAATGTAATGAAACCCTTTTTGAAAACTATGCAGAATAAGGAGtgaaagataaaggaaaaggcAAGCACATAAAATTTTcataagatttattttaagcCTATTGAGCTGATCATGTAGCTGCAAAATCTGTGCTCAGATTCACTCTGACATTTTAATACTTAAAGATTTATGTGgaaaattactttatttatgTACCTTTCTGCATCCTCCAGAAAATTTTATTAACTTTGTTGCTGTGCCTTCATCTTGATAGTTCTCTATAATATAAACCTGAGGTTGCTTTAGGTAATGTGTAGCTTCATCATCTCTCTCATTTGTGAAACAGCTTGTTGTAGTCATCAACATACAGAAGCTAACTGAAGCTATCATCAGAGTTTGTATTTGATAATTGAGATGcttattttgccttttgttaAAAAGGGCTTATGTACAGATTAAGAATGCTGGCAGGGCTTTTGTTCTTCCATCCAAAATACAGGCAGTAAAGTGTCTTCAGTTACTGATTTCTCTGTTCTGTGACAAATGGATTTTTGAGATGGAGCATATGTCTAATACCGTTTAGTGTGCAAAACACTGTCAGATACCTCTTAAATAGGAGGGGAAATGTAAGGGGGAATGTGTAGAGAATTATTCTGTGGAAATCTACGTACAGAGGTTGGTttggagaaatgttttttcttgtttacgAGTTCCTGTCAGTGAAATGAACATTTAGATACTCAAGCTATGTAGATGAAGAAGGCTGAAAGTCAGTGAAATGCTACAGCTCCTGATTAAGCTATGCCTTCCAAATCAGCTGTGGCTTCCAACGTGGGAAAATAAATGCCAATAatgcttcttcatttttcctgttaatCCAGCTGCTTTCTCACTCTGGTATTTCGGAGCAATAATTGCACTGCAGTTTAACACATGCATACAGCACCATTGCTCATCCTCATTCTCTGCATACTTCAAATGATACTTTAAGTAATTGCTGTTTTGGCTTGAGTGGGATTGGTATTGTGGCTGAAATTTTGCTTGatttaggtttttgtttgtttgtttttatctgtgctgtttcctaacttcttctcttccttgaaGGCAcattctgcttctgctctggaGAACTATACAGCTCAGCCTGAAGGTTTTGCTAACTATCCATCAACACCAGGAACACCATTTTCATTGCAGACAAGTCTGCCCCAGAGTGGATGGCAATAAATACCAGACATTTTTAAAGACTGCAGTGGTTGCTTGACAGAGCCTGGTCCTATTCACTTTGAAGGCTGTCTCCACTTTAGTGAGAGCGCTCTGCTTGAGTGGGAGCATGGTTTGAactggggaaggaggggaaactGTGAGGATAAAATTCCAGGCAATTGTATCAGACATCAAGCTTAGGTTGTGATTGCATTTTATTGATTCAGGGTCTGATCCTGCAAGTTTCTGAGCATCCTTGACTCTTTTTGTAGTTTATAAATCGGAATGTTTGGTTTCTTACAGGATCAGGAGCATTCAAATAGACGTTTGTGTAAATAGAGCAATTGGCTAACAAATCAAATGGGGAGAACAAGTATACTTAATTGTGTGTATAAGCAcctattctgttacattttgtatgGTATATGTGGTTAATATAGAATAAGACCTAGAATGAAATTAGGTAATTAAAGCTGTAGATGGTCTTTAGATGCACACCTCTGTGCGTGCATAGATCAGATCAGTTTATGGTTCTTCAGACCTACCATTATGTCTGAGGATCTCCTGTTAGCATCGATAGCATGGTAAGGGGAGATCACAGGGGCTTGGGCGTATTTTTACACTTTGAATTATTGTCATGGGCTTGCTGCTGAATTGTGTACTCTGTCAGAATCAGAAGGAGAGAACTAGGAAATGATAATGTATTTGGATAGAAGTGGATGTCTTACTGGAGTATGGTTTAGCTAGCTGGAAATACGTCTTTCCA encodes:
- the PROSER1 gene encoding proline and serine-rich protein 1 isoform X1; protein product: MDKKSFETVLDEIRKAVLTEYKLKAIEYVHGYFSSEQVVELLRYFSWAEPQLKAIKALQHKIVAVPASKMVNILNCFTFSKDKLIALEILASNIVDAQNYRLIEDLFRINMSEKKRCRRILEQASKTGCKAPHAMISSCGMIPGNPYPKGKPSRINGIFPGTPIKKDTEECTSEGKGIAARILGPSKPAPSTYNPHKPVPYPIPPCRPHATIAPSAYNNAGLVPMANVIAPGLPAPSTYTTNQGVSENEDLSSQAKPSQNQAFSAQTNQLFTPHGSNPSTPAATPVPTPSPVKAISHPLAPATPLISGMNMSTPVLPVFPGQVSSSIHTSQPSTPTPTVIKSLSLPGVPVTSVHSATSTPIPAVFSGLASIPSATPAPQGSSTPCATPAPSEAFASATTPFAGLPFSAASSVASASNPTPLSSVFAGLPLSLPPSVQGISSPVPSTIANSPATTIPGSLSLPNPILSVLKGFLTSNDTSLINSSALPSAMTSELASLSALANQSSDPPTSSVKCYTPSATPTSQRSSTPGLAIFPGLPSPSVTNSSSTPPTLPAQSPLTTSPSVMPVNCGSSASLLHGTSPTNPDQQLSSTPVATSIPQVLIKTEPMSPTLSAFKGPSHSAGPSHGTIGLSALGRAYTSAASVPVSLPSSLNPALSGLSSLSAPLNNPNSLASISLAPHGSTTPIAPVFNGLPPFTSLTSNFAFTGNPALAPPVTLPGSLLATPATTASAVSAPHVNSTAAVLSGLAASATVSAPPFSLNLSSAVPSLFSVAQGPLGSSNPSFPGFPVSNTPSVTPALPSFPGLQASSAVAAVAPLPAAATAPSPAPVLPGFASAFSSNFNSALVAQAGLTSGLQTPGNAVFPGLLSLPGIPGFPQSAAQSSLQELQHSAAAQSALLQAHSASALENYTAQPEGFANYPSTPGTPFSLQTSLPQSGWQ
- the PROSER1 gene encoding proline and serine-rich protein 1 isoform X2; protein product: MDKKSFETVLDEIRKAVLTEYKLKAIEYVHGYFSSEQVVELLRYFSWAEPQLKAIKALQHKIVAVPASKMVNILNCFTFSKDKLIALEILASNIVDAQNYRLIEDLFRINMSEKKRCRRILEQASKTGCKAPHAMISSCGMIPGNPYPKGKPSRINGIFPGTPIKKDTEECTSEGKGIAARILGPSKPAPSTYNPHKPVPYPIPPCRPHATIAPSAYNNAGLVPMANVIAPGLPAPSTYTTNQGVSENEDLSSQAKPSQNQAFSAQTNQLFTPHGSNPSTPAATPVPTPSPVKAISHPLAPATPLISGMNMSTPVLPVFPGQVSSSIHTSQPSTPTPTVIKSLSLPGVPVTSVHSATSTPIPAVFSGLASIPSATPAPQGSSTPCATPAPSEAFASATTPFAGLPFSAASSVASASNPTPLSSVFAGLPLSLPPSVQGISSPVPSTIANSPATTIPGSLSLPNPILSVLKGFLTSNDTSLINSSALPSAMTSELASLSALANQSSDPPTSSVKCYTPSATPTSQRSSTPGLAIFPGLPSPSVTNSSSTPPTLPAQSPLTTSPSVMPVNCGSSASLLHGTSPTNPDQQLSSTPVATSIPQVLIKTEPMSPTLSAFKGPSHSAGPSHGTIGLSALGRAYTSAASVPVSLPSSLNPALSGLSSLSAPLNNPNSLASISLAPHGSTTPIAPVFNGLPPFTSLTSNFAFTGNPALAPPVTLPGSLLATPATTASAVSAPHVNSTAAVLSGLAASATVSAPPFSLNLSSAVPSLFSVAQGPLGSSNPSFPGFPVSNTPSVTPALPSFPGLQASSAVAAVAPLPAAATAPSPAPVLPGFASAFSSNFNSALVAQAGLTSGLQTPGNAVFPGLLSLPGIPGFPQSAAQSSLQELQHSAAAQSALLQE